A window of the Danio aesculapii chromosome 10, fDanAes4.1, whole genome shotgun sequence genome harbors these coding sequences:
- the snx30 gene encoding sorting nexin-30, whose translation MSTGGTPRSLPSSGQKSIQEICHPLSAEESARSRSPDVLNPGDKDLSLPNGTPVDTSSPASSSSLLNRLQLDDDLDGETRDLFVTVDDPKKHVSTMETYITYRVCTKVRDF comes from the exons ATGAGCACCGGCGGAACCCCGCGATCACTGCCCTCCTCCGGGCAGAAGTCCATCCAGGAGATCTGCCACCCGCTGTCCGCCGAGGAGAGCGCGCGGAGCCGCAGCCCAGATGTGCTGAACCCCGGAGACAAG GACCTGAGTCTGCCCAATGGGACTCCAGTAGACACATCAAGCCCTGCCTCCTCTTCATCGCTACTAAACCGACTGCAGCTGGACGATGATTTGGATGGAGAAACACGAGACCTGTTTGTGACTGTAGATGACCCTAAAAAACACGTGTCTACAATGGAGACGTACATCACCTACAGAGTCTGCACAAAGGTCAGAGACTTCTAA